From Candidatus Vondammii sp. HM_W22, one genomic window encodes:
- a CDS encoding 6-carboxytetrahydropterin synthase: MSILFVNRLTVIDFAFLHPELGLLGESWQVDIELDGSLDHQGMVLDFGDVKRGVKRIIDDCFDHRLLVPSNYPGCRINQQNNRSEILFRLASGELLRHCAPSDATLPIDTDQITEQTVTDAIITKLQPSLPDNVEAIRIRLYPENIDGPWYRYGHGLKHHAGNCQRIAHGHRSRIEIDRDNQRNPVLESAWAKRWKNIYIGTRADLVETFTRNGSLCYRFSYTANQGLFELELPQSHCNLIDTDSTVENLAQHIADVLKKENPESTFRVRTYEGVDKGAVGEA; the protein is encoded by the coding sequence ATGAGCATTCTTTTTGTTAATCGCCTAACTGTTATCGACTTCGCTTTCCTGCACCCGGAGCTGGGGCTTCTGGGAGAGAGTTGGCAGGTCGATATCGAGCTTGACGGCTCACTGGACCACCAGGGCATGGTGCTGGATTTTGGCGATGTAAAGCGGGGGGTGAAGCGCATTATCGATGACTGTTTCGATCACAGACTGCTGGTCCCGAGCAACTACCCCGGCTGCCGGATCAATCAGCAGAACAACCGCTCTGAGATTCTGTTCCGCCTGGCATCAGGTGAACTTCTACGCCACTGTGCGCCTAGTGACGCAACGCTGCCTATCGATACCGATCAAATCACCGAACAGACGGTGACCGATGCCATCATAACCAAGCTGCAGCCCAGCCTGCCGGACAATGTGGAGGCGATTCGCATTCGGCTTTACCCGGAAAATATTGACGGCCCCTGGTACCGCTACGGTCATGGACTCAAACATCATGCAGGAAACTGCCAGCGGATAGCCCACGGACACCGTTCACGAATTGAAATAGATAGGGATAACCAGCGAAATCCTGTGTTGGAGAGTGCATGGGCAAAACGCTGGAAGAATATCTATATCGGCACCCGAGCTGATCTGGTGGAAACATTTACCCGCAATGGCTCCCTCTGTTACCGCTTCAGTTATACCGCGAACCAGGGGTTGTTTGAGTTGGAACTGCCCCAATCCCATTGCAACCTAATCGACACAGACTCCACCGTGGAAAATCTGGCCCAGCATATTGCAGATGTCCTGAAAAAAGAAAACCCCGAATCAACATTCAGGGTAAGAACCTACGAAGGAGTGGATAAAGGGGCTGTTGGAGAGGCCTGA
- a CDS encoding Fur family transcriptional regulator encodes MTKLLRSHGITPTIQRVKIASAILARPQHLSAEDAMQLSNESGKTVSKATVYNTLGLFARKGLIRELIVDPSRTFYDSSTHSHHHFYNPETQELSDIDEELIQISLPENLPENTEIDSIEVVVHLRGKTSH; translated from the coding sequence ATGACAAAGCTCTTGCGCAGCCACGGTATCACACCAACCATTCAACGGGTGAAAATCGCATCCGCTATTCTGGCCCGGCCTCAACACTTGTCTGCCGAAGATGCGATGCAGCTGTCCAATGAAAGCGGGAAAACGGTCTCTAAAGCTACCGTTTACAACACCCTTGGCCTGTTCGCCCGTAAGGGTTTGATTCGGGAGTTGATTGTCGATCCGTCCCGTACTTTTTACGACTCATCCACCCATTCCCACCACCACTTCTATAACCCTGAGACCCAGGAACTGAGCGATATCGATGAAGAGCTGATACAGATCAGCCTGCCGGAAAATCTGCCGGAAAACACCGAAATCGACAGCATTGAGGTGGTGGTCCATCTCCGCGGCAAAACCAGCCACTAG
- the thiO gene encoding glycine oxidase ThiO — protein MHDYLIIGGGIIGMLTARELRLSGAGVTLIDRQQTGRESSWAGGGIVSPLYPWRYTASVTTLAQWSQENYQVLAETLASDTGIDPEWTQNGLLIVSQDEEKQAAEWAEHTGNRIEIIDSEQVHYGEPEMHRPPESAILMPNVAQVRNPRLVKALRQDIEQRGVDIREGTQVMEIQSRKGYVTSVVTNQGTLQADSIIVCAGAWSRELLSGFASAPDVKPVCGQMIIFKTPPNLINRITLEQDRYIIPRRDGYTLFGSSLEHTGFNKQITEEVKRELYTIATSRFPALEQFSIAHHWAGLRPGSPRGIPYIGQHPEVEGLYINAGHYRNGVVLGPASARLMADTVLGRTPIIVPEPYSLTAQRTK, from the coding sequence TTGCATGACTACTTAATCATCGGCGGCGGCATCATCGGTATGCTGACCGCCCGCGAACTGCGCCTCTCCGGTGCCGGCGTCACACTGATTGATCGCCAGCAAACGGGAAGAGAGTCTTCCTGGGCCGGCGGCGGCATCGTCTCCCCTCTTTACCCCTGGCGATACACCGCCTCTGTTACCACACTCGCACAGTGGAGCCAGGAAAACTATCAGGTACTCGCAGAGACGCTTGCATCTGACACAGGCATTGACCCAGAGTGGACCCAGAACGGGCTGTTGATCGTCAGCCAGGATGAAGAAAAGCAGGCCGCTGAATGGGCCGAACATACCGGTAACCGCATTGAAATCATCGATAGCGAACAGGTTCATTATGGTGAACCGGAGATGCACAGACCACCAGAGAGCGCCATCTTAATGCCCAATGTGGCGCAGGTGCGCAATCCAAGACTGGTAAAAGCGCTTCGTCAGGATATTGAACAGCGCGGTGTCGACATCAGGGAGGGAACCCAGGTGATGGAGATCCAATCCCGCAAGGGATATGTTACCAGTGTCGTTACCAACCAGGGCACACTGCAGGCTGATAGCATTATCGTCTGCGCCGGCGCCTGGAGCAGAGAGCTGTTAAGCGGGTTTGCCTCTGCCCCGGATGTAAAACCGGTCTGCGGTCAGATGATTATTTTCAAAACACCACCCAACCTGATCAACCGTATTACTCTTGAGCAAGACCGCTATATCATTCCCCGTCGTGATGGATACACACTCTTTGGCAGCTCTCTTGAGCACACAGGCTTCAACAAGCAGATCACGGAAGAGGTAAAACGAGAACTCTACACGATCGCCACCAGCCGGTTTCCAGCCTTGGAGCAGTTCTCCATCGCCCATCATTGGGCAGGCTTGAGGCCCGGCTCGCCCAGAGGAATTCCTTATATCGGCCAGCATCCTGAAGTTGAGGGGCTCTATATCAATGCTGGCCACTATCGGAATGGCGTGGTACTCGGTCCAGCCTCGGCGCGATTGATGGCCGATACAGTGCTGGGACGAACGCCCATCATCGTTCCTGAGCCCTACTCACTGACAGCACAACGCACCAAATAG
- a CDS encoding type IV pilin protein: MRKSNIKRVRGFTLIELMITVAVIGVLAAIAYPSYRDQIIKTQRTDGKSALIQAAVLQERWFTENSKYTTDMTKLGGSNSQEGHYVIGAKIGDITGTACNKSAHTKDNCFELTATPGSTQSDNGCKNLTLDSFGRKKRSGTDNRCW; the protein is encoded by the coding sequence ATGCGTAAGTCAAATATAAAACGAGTAAGAGGATTTACTCTTATCGAACTGATGATCACCGTAGCCGTTATTGGCGTTCTCGCTGCAATTGCCTATCCCAGCTACCGGGATCAGATTATTAAAACACAGCGTACAGATGGCAAAAGTGCATTAATCCAAGCCGCCGTGCTCCAGGAGAGATGGTTTACCGAAAACAGCAAGTATACCACTGACATGACGAAACTCGGTGGGTCAAACTCTCAAGAAGGTCATTACGTCATAGGTGCAAAAATTGGTGATATCACTGGCACGGCATGCAATAAGTCTGCACATACCAAGGATAACTGTTTCGAATTGACCGCAACTCCAGGGTCTACGCAAAGCGATAATGGCTGTAAAAATCTGACCCTTGACAGCTTTGGGCGCAAAAAGCGAAGCGGTACCGATAACAGATGCTGGTAA
- a CDS encoding pilus assembly protein — MKTSNFLNKSCCAIQALLLAGLILPASSLAAVSGTTSSDFSGIPTASSPSAPPLVMLVMSVDHQLTHKAYTDYSDLDGDGRLNTGYTDTFDYYGYFDSNRCYSHDDFRFNPEEATAGINNHDCSTTNHWSGNFLNWATMTRIDIVRRVLYGGLRSTDDTDTTVLKRTYIPQDVHAFAKVFAPGTTTEMMRFTPYDNKTSITLCNVSTSIKSDPYVRIAEGPYPRWATSETVQCQWDDGASTPHNGTALPVYVAVCVSASTKESNCKLYPNGGYKPTGLLQHYGEDGTLHFGLMSGSYDRNIEGGVLRKNITALAGNSDPADDEIDTATGVFINKDDSSEGIIKTLNLLRIATYNYDYSTYWDCQGRTSTFIFKLHSGNHKCADWGNPLSEIYMEALRYFSGETSPTSNFNGDDTAHIPGLNDASWRDPMSADKWCANCAIVTISTGLNSFDKDNLSTSGITGLTSINDATDAVGDIEMGGSFAGMYLHGGDTNSNHRCTGKKADNLSDITGICPEVPQLEGGFHIAGLAHHAHTHDLRTGAGYPEMQKVDTYAVALAESLPSLTIKVGGGGKEITFLPYCESTQGRPDGSHPWQACSMTGITVESQHHDSNGNLVAGSLLISWDDSLFGNDYDLDAMERIEFCVEGYCDLVGSSATNRKSLLWADTSYRGRGESKLVSGGIRINTRLVHAHAKKSLQLGYTITGTTRDATYLPVVADNSLISPDFSAWDMDDENPDSEPQIRYKGIDEHRFIADFLASSATTAKLLKNPLYYAAKYGSYTDLDGSGDPTYNGSTSDNREWDSEDTDGNPVPDGIPDNFFQIRDPSRLEIQLAKIFRKIVSRVSSGTAAAVVSNNTSGEGALYQALYYPKYEDSNRSISWAGLVQGIFIDSKSNLREDANNNGVLDDCSTDPAIDIYQDTSAIPYTTRIKRYNSTDCEIVTESDKALDSALTLTQFSIHPITNLRPIWNARDELGKLTNSEVVSQRPYTNSAAGGRHILTSTDGTSLINFDTATFKPANYTYLDVADEATADNVIDYVRGKDDIPGYRVRSVDFNPSTSGDEVWRLGDIIHSSPVVIGTPNEGYGITHDDTSYLRFKTKYKNRRNVIIVGGNDGMIHAFNGGFWDASLKAFKTSNSGETAHPLGSELWGYVPKALLPHLKWLPEIGYPHVYYMDGRPIVFDANIFTADTDHPGGWGTVMVMGMRFGGGDITVDVNNTPGTTSDDEVFRSSYVVLDVTNPEVAPMLIAEISHANLGYTTGVPSVIKKRSPGGDLDWTTSGDNLNIWELVFGSGPTSHRTGTSTQSARLFRYDLKKKAFVPKSGPVDLDENDSFVGNPTSTDWDSDFIDDVVYFGIVGGTEAQPSGKLRRMKVSNGELYTLLSSSQPFISKPMTKLDSIGKKWIVAGTGRFFVTADSDNVETTSQQSMYGIKEPVNNSGDLAYTAVLAADLVDTTDVQIFTDGSILPANYQIGGADIDTYDQLLAAISSKSGWKTDFPTTSNTEPNTRNITNPVITGNLLIYTDYTPGAKNFCEAESSRLHANNFMTGTAIPFAPIGTDGTVTSGTAELVNESLSLGIGRTSAPVVHKGSGSTTADGSKMTVLVQGSAGAIIRSKVFIPGGLSAKRRSWRQIDFAN, encoded by the coding sequence ATGAAAACCTCAAACTTCCTAAACAAATCATGCTGCGCGATTCAGGCACTGCTGTTAGCGGGGCTGATCTTGCCCGCATCCTCACTTGCTGCAGTATCAGGAACAACCTCTTCAGACTTTAGCGGAATACCCACAGCATCCAGCCCCAGCGCACCCCCGCTGGTGATGCTGGTGATGTCGGTTGATCACCAATTGACACACAAGGCCTACACCGACTACAGCGATCTTGACGGTGATGGCCGGTTGAATACAGGCTATACCGACACCTTCGACTACTACGGGTATTTTGACAGCAACCGTTGCTACAGCCACGATGACTTCAGGTTCAATCCTGAAGAGGCAACAGCAGGAATCAACAACCACGACTGCTCAACAACTAATCACTGGAGCGGTAACTTTCTCAATTGGGCCACCATGACGCGAATCGATATTGTGCGCCGAGTATTGTATGGTGGTTTAAGATCAACCGATGACACGGACACAACCGTTTTAAAACGTACCTATATACCGCAAGACGTACACGCATTTGCCAAGGTTTTTGCACCCGGCACCACCACTGAGATGATGAGGTTTACGCCCTATGATAACAAAACAAGCATCACCCTGTGCAACGTCTCTACCAGCATAAAATCAGACCCTTATGTACGCATTGCCGAAGGTCCCTATCCCCGATGGGCAACATCAGAAACTGTACAATGTCAGTGGGATGACGGGGCGTCTACCCCACACAATGGAACTGCTTTGCCCGTTTACGTAGCGGTTTGCGTGAGTGCCTCAACCAAAGAGAGTAACTGCAAACTTTACCCCAATGGGGGTTACAAGCCTACCGGCCTCCTGCAACACTATGGAGAAGATGGGACACTCCACTTTGGCCTGATGTCCGGCAGCTATGACAGAAATATAGAGGGAGGCGTGCTTCGCAAGAACATCACAGCACTCGCGGGAAATAGCGATCCAGCCGATGATGAAATTGACACCGCTACCGGCGTGTTTATTAATAAAGACGACAGTAGTGAAGGCATCATCAAAACATTAAATCTTCTACGGATCGCCACTTATAACTATGATTACTCAACATATTGGGACTGTCAGGGCCGCACTAGCACATTTATATTTAAACTTCATTCTGGCAACCACAAATGTGCTGACTGGGGCAATCCACTGAGCGAAATATACATGGAGGCACTGCGCTATTTTTCCGGAGAGACATCACCCACCAGCAACTTTAATGGCGATGACACTGCCCATATTCCCGGACTCAATGATGCCTCCTGGCGCGACCCCATGTCAGCCGATAAATGGTGTGCCAATTGCGCTATCGTTACCATATCTACCGGTTTAAATTCGTTCGACAAAGATAATCTTTCCACCTCAGGCATCACAGGATTAACCAGTATTAATGATGCTACTGATGCTGTTGGCGACATAGAGATGGGAGGCTCTTTTGCTGGTATGTACCTTCACGGAGGAGACACCAATAGCAATCACCGATGCACCGGAAAAAAGGCAGATAATCTCTCCGATATCACGGGAATATGCCCAGAAGTACCCCAGTTGGAAGGCGGCTTCCATATCGCAGGACTGGCACACCATGCCCACACCCATGATCTGCGAACCGGTGCAGGCTACCCGGAAATGCAAAAAGTTGATACCTATGCCGTCGCTTTAGCTGAATCGCTGCCAAGCTTGACCATAAAAGTAGGCGGTGGCGGCAAAGAGATCACCTTCCTACCCTATTGTGAATCAACACAAGGTCGTCCCGACGGTTCCCATCCATGGCAAGCTTGCAGCATGACCGGCATCACCGTTGAAAGCCAACATCATGATAGCAATGGAAATTTGGTAGCTGGAAGCTTGTTGATTTCTTGGGATGATTCCCTTTTTGGTAATGATTATGACCTCGACGCGATGGAACGTATCGAGTTTTGCGTCGAAGGATATTGCGATTTGGTAGGCTCCTCTGCAACTAACAGAAAATCCTTGCTCTGGGCGGACACAAGCTATCGTGGTCGTGGCGAGAGTAAGTTAGTAAGCGGCGGGATCAGGATCAACACTCGTCTTGTTCATGCCCATGCCAAAAAGAGTTTGCAGCTTGGCTATACCATCACAGGCACCACGCGTGATGCCACCTACCTTCCTGTAGTTGCGGATAACAGTCTCATCAGTCCAGATTTTAGTGCATGGGACATGGACGATGAGAATCCGGACTCGGAACCACAGATAAGATATAAGGGTATTGATGAGCATCGGTTTATCGCCGATTTTCTCGCCAGCTCCGCCACCACGGCAAAGCTCCTAAAGAACCCTCTCTACTATGCAGCTAAATACGGCAGCTATACCGATCTGGACGGCAGCGGAGACCCTACCTATAACGGCAGCACCAGCGACAACCGCGAGTGGGACAGCGAAGATACCGATGGCAACCCGGTCCCTGACGGCATTCCAGACAATTTTTTCCAAATAAGAGACCCTTCCCGCCTGGAAATACAGTTGGCCAAAATATTCAGAAAGATCGTCAGCCGGGTCTCTTCTGGTACAGCAGCAGCCGTTGTCTCCAACAACACATCCGGCGAAGGCGCACTTTACCAGGCACTCTACTACCCGAAATATGAAGACAGTAACCGCAGCATTAGCTGGGCGGGATTAGTCCAGGGCATATTTATAGACAGCAAGAGTAACCTTAGAGAAGACGCGAACAACAACGGCGTCCTGGATGACTGCAGTACGGACCCGGCAATTGATATCTATCAGGATACCAGTGCGATTCCCTATACAACCAGGATCAAGCGTTATAACAGCACCGATTGCGAAATTGTAACCGAATCAGACAAGGCACTCGACAGCGCCCTGACCCTTACTCAATTTAGCATTCACCCAATTACCAATCTGAGACCGATCTGGAACGCCCGTGACGAATTGGGGAAACTGACCAATAGTGAAGTGGTCTCACAGCGCCCCTATACGAACTCCGCCGCAGGAGGGCGGCACATATTAACCTCCACCGACGGAACCTCCCTTATCAACTTTGACACGGCGACTTTCAAACCGGCCAATTACACCTATCTTGATGTTGCGGATGAAGCGACAGCAGACAACGTAATCGACTATGTACGGGGAAAGGATGACATCCCCGGCTATCGGGTCCGGTCTGTGGATTTTAACCCATCCACCTCTGGCGATGAGGTATGGCGGCTAGGGGATATTATCCACTCATCACCGGTAGTCATCGGGACACCGAACGAGGGTTACGGGATAACACATGATGATACCAGCTATCTGCGATTCAAAACCAAATATAAAAATCGTCGCAACGTGATCATTGTCGGCGGCAATGACGGCATGATACACGCCTTCAATGGTGGGTTCTGGGATGCGTCACTGAAAGCGTTCAAAACCTCAAACTCTGGCGAAACAGCGCACCCTCTGGGCAGCGAATTGTGGGGTTATGTTCCCAAGGCGCTTTTACCCCACCTGAAATGGCTACCGGAAATTGGCTATCCCCATGTCTACTATATGGACGGTCGCCCGATTGTATTTGATGCCAATATCTTTACCGCAGACACTGACCACCCCGGTGGCTGGGGTACCGTCATGGTGATGGGCATGCGTTTCGGCGGCGGCGACATCACCGTGGATGTTAATAACACCCCGGGAACGACCAGTGACGACGAGGTATTTCGATCCTCATACGTCGTGCTCGATGTCACCAACCCGGAAGTTGCTCCCATGCTGATTGCCGAAATCAGCCATGCCAATCTGGGATACACAACCGGCGTGCCGAGTGTGATAAAAAAACGCAGCCCCGGTGGCGACCTGGACTGGACGACAAGTGGTGACAACCTCAATATATGGGAGCTGGTGTTTGGGTCAGGTCCAACCAGCCATCGGACCGGAACAAGTACGCAGAGCGCCAGACTGTTCAGGTATGACCTAAAAAAGAAGGCCTTTGTTCCAAAATCTGGACCGGTTGATCTGGATGAGAACGACAGTTTTGTCGGCAACCCTACCAGCACCGATTGGGATAGCGATTTCATTGATGATGTCGTCTATTTTGGTATCGTTGGTGGCACTGAAGCTCAACCAAGTGGAAAGCTGAGACGCATGAAAGTGTCCAATGGAGAACTTTATACACTACTCTCAAGTTCTCAGCCATTCATCTCAAAGCCTATGACAAAACTGGATTCCATAGGCAAAAAGTGGATTGTGGCGGGTACAGGCCGTTTCTTTGTGACCGCCGATAGTGATAATGTCGAAACTACCTCTCAGCAAAGCATGTACGGAATTAAAGAGCCCGTTAATAACAGTGGCGATCTTGCCTATACAGCTGTCTTAGCTGCCGATCTGGTCGATACCACGGATGTGCAAATTTTCACCGATGGCTCCATTCTCCCAGCTAACTACCAGATTGGAGGCGCAGACATTGATACCTATGATCAATTGCTTGCTGCCATAAGCAGCAAGTCAGGTTGGAAAACCGACTTCCCAACCACCTCCAATACAGAGCCGAACACACGAAATATCACCAACCCGGTGATCACGGGCAATCTGTTGATTTACACAGACTATACTCCCGGCGCGAAAAACTTCTGTGAGGCAGAGTCAAGCAGACTCCATGCCAACAATTTCATGACCGGCACAGCCATTCCCTTTGCTCCTATCGGCACCGATGGAACCGTTACCAGTGGAACCGCCGAACTGGTGAATGAGAGCTTGAGCCTTGGTATAGGACGGACATCGGCACCTGTTGTCCATAAGGGATCTGGTAGTACCACAGCCGATGGAAGTAAAATGACAGTGTTGGTCCAGGGCAGTGCGGGGGCCATTATTCGTTCAAAGGTTTTCATACCTGGGGGGTTATCAGCCAAGCGGCGATCCTGGCGCCAGATTGATTTTGCAAACTAG
- a CDS encoding pilus assembly PilX family protein, with amino-acid sequence MQYPSTKERGVVLAFCLVLLLVTTLLGVAAMSTTALEESMTQNERDQHTAFQAAEAALREGERYVKSQATSPTIFPGSFSKTCANGLCFSRENTPNYDKTKSPCETGGISDRWDMWSCPTSHSGNLAVWTNAKRHRSHANTSLTNSKGITTLPKYIIEFMGYQDITRDELYRITSFATGGTDDAKVMLQSTYHLSF; translated from the coding sequence ATGCAATATCCATCCACTAAAGAACGTGGGGTTGTGCTGGCTTTCTGCCTGGTACTCCTGCTGGTCACGACGCTACTGGGAGTTGCTGCAATGAGCACCACCGCCCTGGAAGAAAGCATGACCCAAAACGAGCGGGACCAGCACACCGCATTCCAGGCAGCGGAGGCGGCGCTACGTGAAGGTGAACGCTACGTTAAATCCCAGGCCACAAGCCCGACAATATTCCCTGGCAGCTTCAGTAAAACCTGCGCCAATGGCCTCTGCTTTAGCAGGGAGAACACCCCCAATTATGACAAAACAAAAAGCCCCTGCGAGACCGGCGGCATCAGTGACCGTTGGGATATGTGGAGTTGCCCTACATCGCACTCCGGTAACCTGGCGGTCTGGACCAATGCTAAGCGTCACCGATCCCATGCAAATACCAGCTTGACCAACAGTAAAGGGATTACCACACTACCCAAATATATCATCGAATTTATGGGATATCAGGACATCACCCGCGATGAGCTGTATCGGATCACATCATTTGCCACCGGCGGCACGGACGACGCAAAAGTGATGCTTCAGTCAACCTACCACCTCAGCTTCTGA
- a CDS encoding PilW family protein codes for MKQLHTILPATIRGLTLVEIMIALVLSLLLSAGAIQVYLSNKISYQTAEALSRIQENGRFAIQFLTKEIRMAGFIGCAVASTGNSVDSTSDSWVYNFNDSVIGFELKKGSTLPSKILSSAITDTDAIAISRGGDDTYFYVKSHDANNAKIHLTANYNIKKGSHNIKKGEILMIVDCLGKQAGIFQATGSKTNTINHGTGTATPGNCTSNLYGNFDCSNWSSKARSINYNDKSKLLRMKNSIFYLADGRKNSQKQAIPALYHSVVVASSGSVAVEAEELIEGIENLQILYGVDTDATADGIANRYVTADSVGDWSKVASVRLFLLVRSIEPTSGGVKPYTFMETESTSHTDNYIRRQFTATVQVRNHGLDL; via the coding sequence ATGAAGCAACTACACACCATACTTCCAGCTACCATCAGAGGCCTGACCCTGGTGGAAATCATGATCGCTCTGGTACTTTCACTACTGCTTTCAGCAGGTGCCATCCAAGTCTATCTAAGCAATAAAATATCCTATCAGACCGCAGAGGCACTCTCCCGAATTCAGGAGAATGGTCGCTTCGCAATTCAGTTTCTCACCAAAGAGATTCGCATGGCCGGTTTCATCGGCTGCGCAGTGGCATCGACAGGTAATTCTGTCGACAGCACATCCGATAGCTGGGTGTACAACTTCAATGACTCCGTCATTGGGTTTGAGCTGAAGAAAGGCAGCACCCTCCCCAGCAAAATTTTAAGCAGTGCCATCACCGATACAGATGCCATCGCCATCAGCCGGGGGGGCGATGACACCTATTTTTATGTGAAAAGTCACGATGCCAATAATGCGAAAATACACCTGACAGCCAATTACAATATAAAAAAGGGCAGTCACAATATAAAAAAGGGTGAAATTCTGATGATTGTAGATTGCCTGGGAAAGCAGGCGGGAATTTTCCAGGCGACAGGAAGTAAGACCAACACCATAAACCACGGCACAGGCACAGCTACCCCGGGCAATTGCACGAGCAATCTGTATGGCAACTTTGACTGCTCTAATTGGAGCTCGAAAGCAAGATCTATTAATTACAATGATAAGTCCAAGCTTCTTCGCATGAAGAATTCAATTTTTTATCTTGCTGATGGGCGAAAGAACAGTCAGAAACAAGCCATACCAGCGCTTTACCATAGCGTTGTTGTCGCCAGTAGTGGTAGCGTCGCAGTAGAGGCGGAAGAGCTTATCGAGGGGATAGAGAATCTTCAGATTCTCTACGGCGTCGACACCGATGCCACTGCCGATGGCATTGCCAACCGTTATGTAACAGCCGACAGCGTGGGCGACTGGAGCAAGGTCGCCAGCGTGAGGCTTTTTCTGCTGGTCAGGTCCATCGAACCCACCAGCGGGGGAGTTAAGCCCTATACCTTCATGGAAACCGAATCCACCTCCCATACGGACAATTACATCAGAAGGCAGTTCACAGCCACCGTTCAAGTACGCAATCACGGGCTTGACCTATGA
- the pilV gene encoding type IV pilus modification protein PilV — MLMNQKGFTLLEVLIAALVLSLGLLGTAGMQIISLKNTNSAYQRAQATQLAYDIIDRMRANRDEAEKSDSKSKYAIAYGGKTYAASSLPDCETKNCDSGTMAGYDVANWKVALAATLPSGDGSVSIDTASKMVTVDIRWDDVVVEFDSEDWIQSRKPLTLSFRTEL, encoded by the coding sequence ATGCTCATGAACCAGAAAGGCTTCACATTACTTGAAGTTTTGATCGCCGCTTTAGTGCTGTCTCTTGGATTACTGGGGACTGCAGGGATGCAAATAATCAGTCTAAAGAACACCAACAGCGCATACCAGCGAGCTCAGGCAACACAGTTGGCCTACGATATCATCGATCGCATGCGGGCCAACCGTGACGAGGCAGAAAAATCCGATTCAAAGTCAAAGTATGCAATCGCATATGGCGGCAAAACATATGCCGCTTCTTCGTTGCCCGATTGCGAAACAAAGAATTGTGATTCGGGTACCATGGCCGGCTATGATGTCGCCAACTGGAAAGTTGCACTCGCTGCCACACTGCCGAGTGGTGATGGCAGCGTCTCCATCGACACCGCAAGCAAGATGGTCACCGTCGACATCCGGTGGGACGATGTTGTGGTGGAGTTCGATTCGGAAGACTGGATACAGTCGCGAAAGCCTCTAACGCTTTCTTTCAGAACCGAACTATGA
- a CDS encoding GspH/FimT family pseudopilin: protein MQRSNREIMQGSNSGFTLIELIITLAVAAVVLTLAAPALRDTLIRNRVATEINSLAATLNQGRSEAIKRGRSVTLCSSSNGTSCCSSSNGTSCAKNWQNGWILFEDSNADGTFDSSDETAIKVSSGFTSSDTLAYAASTATSSYVRFKSNGFSKEAGSFKLCESGSAVKYARALYISTTGRIRLSSDSDNDGVHDDGLASPNELKCS from the coding sequence ATGCAAAGAAGCAATAGAGAGATCATGCAAGGAAGCAATTCGGGTTTCACGCTGATTGAGCTGATAATTACCCTGGCAGTCGCTGCTGTGGTGCTTACCCTTGCGGCTCCAGCGCTCCGGGACACCCTCATAAGAAACAGGGTGGCAACAGAGATAAACTCCCTGGCCGCCACATTGAACCAGGGACGCTCGGAGGCTATTAAGAGGGGACGTTCTGTCACCCTCTGCAGCAGCAGCAATGGCACGTCCTGCTGCAGCAGCAGCAATGGCACGTCCTGCGCAAAAAACTGGCAAAATGGCTGGATTCTGTTCGAAGACTCCAACGCTGATGGCACCTTCGATTCTTCTGATGAGACCGCAATTAAGGTATCAAGCGGCTTCACTTCATCGGACACTCTCGCCTACGCAGCCAGTACAGCAACCAGCTCCTATGTGCGCTTCAAGAGCAACGGTTTCTCAAAAGAAGCAGGCTCATTTAAATTGTGTGAAAGCGGCTCTGCTGTAAAGTATGCACGAGCCCTCTACATCAGTACCACCGGCCGAATTCGACTCAGCAGTGACTCCGACAACGATGGTGTCCATGACGATGGCCTGGCCTCACCCAACGAATTAAAATGCTCATGA